Proteins from a single region of Sphingopyxis sp. BSN-002:
- the apaG gene encoding Co2+/Mg2+ efflux protein ApaG has product MIDSFFPFAATTGSITVRVSVSYLPEQSHPALGRWFWAYHVRVENHGEVAAQLLTRHWRICDGRGQVSEVEGEGVVGEQPLIPPGGAFDYVSGCPLPTPEGSMVGSYTMELGDGSQILVAIPHFPLVAPATAS; this is encoded by the coding sequence ATGATCGACTCCTTCTTTCCCTTTGCGGCGACCACGGGATCGATCACGGTGCGCGTTTCGGTGAGCTATCTTCCCGAACAGTCGCATCCGGCGCTCGGGCGGTGGTTCTGGGCCTATCATGTCCGCGTCGAAAATCACGGCGAGGTCGCCGCGCAGCTTCTGACCCGGCACTGGCGAATCTGCGACGGCCGGGGGCAGGTAAGCGAAGTCGAGGGCGAGGGCGTCGTCGGCGAACAGCCGTTGATCCCCCCGGGCGGCGCATTCGACTATGTTTCAGGCTGCCCGCTCCCCACACCCGAGGGATCGATGGTCGGCAGCTATACGATGGAGCTCGGCGACGGATCGCAAATCCTCGTCGCCATCCCGCATTTCCCGCTCGTGGCACCCGCGACCGCGTCATGA
- a CDS encoding PaaI family thioesterase, which yields MDFAASMPLAGTLGVTIHEGSKDRVAGRLPVRPEICTAGNIVHGGAIMAFADCLGAVGAFLTLPEGANGTTTIESKTNFLGGGPVGSVLVGEATPVKIGKRLSVWQTRIRTEEGAEVALVTQTQLVLWPA from the coding sequence ATGGATTTTGCGGCAAGCATGCCGCTCGCGGGAACGCTGGGCGTCACGATCCATGAAGGAAGCAAGGACCGCGTCGCCGGGAGGCTGCCTGTGCGGCCCGAGATCTGCACGGCAGGCAACATCGTCCACGGCGGCGCCATCATGGCCTTTGCCGATTGCCTCGGCGCGGTCGGTGCGTTCCTGACCCTGCCCGAGGGTGCGAACGGTACCACGACAATCGAGAGCAAGACTAACTTCCTCGGTGGCGGCCCCGTCGGATCGGTGCTCGTTGGTGAAGCAACCCCCGTAAAGATCGGCAAGCGCCTGTCGGTCTGGCAGACGCGTATACGCACCGAAGAAGGCGCGGAGGTCGCGCTGGTGACGCAGACGCAGCTGGTGCTTTGGCCAGCCTGA
- the leuB gene encoding 3-isopropylmalate dehydrogenase, giving the protein MVQILLLAGDGIGPEIMAEAEKLLAALALPVTLDRALVGGAAYAATGHPLPPETLAKARAADGILFGAVGDPRFDTVERHLRPEQAILGLRSELGLFANLRPAKLFAGLEDSSALRPEVASAIDLLIVRELNGDVYFGEKGTRTTASGEREGYDIMSYSESEVRRIAHVAFRAAQGRRKRLCSVDKANVLETSQLWRDVVIEVAADYPDVALSHMYVDNAAMQLVRNPGQFDVIVTGNLFGDILSDQASMCVGSIGLLASASLSEGKQGLYEPIHGSAPDIAGKGVANPLAMILSLAMLLRHSGGDEASAVRIEAAVAKVLADGCRGADLGGNMGTTALGDAVVAALNG; this is encoded by the coding sequence ATGGTGCAAATCCTGCTGCTGGCTGGCGACGGTATCGGTCCGGAAATCATGGCGGAGGCCGAAAAGCTGCTCGCTGCGCTCGCGCTTCCGGTGACGCTCGACCGCGCGCTTGTCGGCGGGGCAGCCTATGCGGCCACCGGCCATCCGTTGCCGCCCGAAACGCTTGCCAAGGCCAGGGCCGCCGATGGCATATTGTTCGGTGCCGTCGGAGATCCGCGCTTCGACACCGTCGAACGCCATCTGCGGCCTGAACAGGCGATCCTTGGCCTCCGTTCCGAACTCGGACTGTTCGCCAACCTGCGCCCGGCCAAGCTGTTCGCCGGGCTGGAGGACAGCTCGGCGCTGCGTCCCGAAGTCGCGTCGGCGATCGACCTGCTGATCGTTCGCGAACTCAACGGCGACGTCTATTTCGGTGAAAAGGGCACGCGAACCACCGCCAGCGGCGAGCGCGAGGGCTATGACATCATGTCGTACAGCGAAAGCGAGGTGCGCCGTATCGCGCATGTCGCGTTCCGCGCCGCCCAAGGCCGCCGGAAGCGCCTCTGCTCGGTCGACAAGGCCAATGTGCTCGAAACCTCGCAGCTGTGGCGCGACGTGGTGATCGAGGTTGCGGCGGATTATCCCGATGTGGCGCTCAGCCATATGTATGTCGATAATGCCGCGATGCAGCTGGTGCGCAATCCCGGCCAGTTCGACGTCATCGTTACCGGGAATCTTTTCGGCGATATTCTTTCCGATCAGGCATCGATGTGCGTCGGGTCGATCGGCCTGCTCGCATCGGCATCCCTGAGCGAGGGCAAGCAGGGGTTGTATGAGCCGATCCACGGCAGCGCGCCGGATATCGCCGGGAAGGGCGTGGCTAACCCGCTCGCCATGATCCTGTCGCTCGCCATGCTGCTCCGCCATTCGGGCGGCGACGAAGCGAGCGCGGTCCGGATCGAGGCGGCCGTGGCCAAGGTCCTCGCCGACGGTTGCCGCGGCGCCGATCTTGGCGGAAATATGGGTACCACGGCGCTCGGCGATGCGGTCGTTGCAGCTTTGAACGGATGA
- a CDS encoding F0F1 ATP synthase subunit C produces MDVQAASLIGAGLAAIGAGMAAIGVGNVFGSFLESALRNPAAADGQQGRLFIGFAAAELLGLLSFLIAILLYLKAA; encoded by the coding sequence ATGGACGTTCAAGCTGCTTCGCTCATCGGCGCCGGTCTGGCCGCCATCGGTGCCGGTATGGCTGCCATCGGTGTGGGCAACGTGTTCGGTAGCTTCCTCGAAAGCGCGCTGCGCAATCCGGCTGCTGCCGACGGCCAGCAGGGTCGCCTGTTCATCGGCTTCGCGGCCGCCGAACTTCTCGGCCTGCTGTCGTTCCTTATTGCGATCCTGCTGTACCTCAAGGCAGCCTGA
- a CDS encoding AtpZ/AtpI family protein, with protein sequence MTGNGSDPEPASEDSRLVSLEERLDRAEAAEAKRTAVNAGPEADANYKLGNRVLAELLGGIGGGALVGWVIDRFAGTAPWGLLVVLFLGVVVAFRNIFRIANVRPVKPD encoded by the coding sequence ATGACGGGGAACGGCAGCGATCCGGAACCAGCTTCGGAGGATTCGCGCCTGGTCTCGCTCGAAGAGCGATTGGACCGGGCCGAAGCCGCAGAAGCAAAACGGACCGCAGTGAACGCCGGACCGGAAGCCGACGCGAACTACAAGCTCGGCAACCGCGTTCTGGCCGAACTGCTGGGCGGAATCGGTGGCGGCGCACTGGTCGGTTGGGTGATCGACCGCTTTGCCGGCACAGCACCCTGGGGCCTGTTGGTCGTGCTCTTCCTTGGAGTGGTCGTGGCCTTCAGAAACATATTTCGGATTGCGAACGTCCGGCCCGTGAAGCCGGATTGA
- a CDS encoding surface-adhesin E family protein, protein MRLLLAAALISFATPASAEQWYLVGGNDQTRTYVDLSSLRSLDTKIVGDILSVYATPVGDGEIYGAKIREEFDCSGKSFRTLVYTYYRQDGSFIESQASETINERKVPAANSINEAVMDFACYRTGGDPIADPFRDAASVFHG, encoded by the coding sequence ATGCGCCTGTTGCTTGCTGCCGCCTTGATTTCGTTCGCCACGCCGGCATCCGCCGAGCAGTGGTATCTGGTCGGAGGCAACGATCAGACGCGGACCTATGTCGACCTTTCGAGCCTCAGGTCGCTCGATACCAAGATCGTCGGGGATATTCTGAGCGTCTATGCCACGCCCGTGGGTGACGGTGAAATCTATGGCGCGAAAATACGCGAGGAATTCGACTGTTCCGGCAAATCCTTCCGGACGCTTGTGTACACCTATTATCGGCAGGACGGCAGCTTCATCGAGAGCCAGGCGTCGGAAACGATCAACGAGCGCAAGGTTCCGGCGGCAAACAGCATCAACGAGGCTGTCATGGACTTCGCCTGCTATCGCACGGGTGGCGATCCGATCGCCGATCCCTTCAGGGATGCGGCCTCGGTATTCCACGGCTAG
- a CDS encoding LysR family transcriptional regulator, with product MKRTHLPLNALRVFDAAARHLSFTRAADELAVTPAAVGQQIRALEDMLGVVLFRRTPKGLELTGEANAGLDALRQGFLQFEESVRAMQAGQSSQSLTIAAPRDLTAKWLAPRLARYSQQAPDVRFTLVSADGGIDFTEANLDLAIFWTDGTGEHEGVPLAGAMMVTVGGPGSESDTRIAWPGCPVDDGEPALRLGDAGLAIDAAANGLGQANVPAMLAEADIAAGRVRLVREAFEVKRGYWLVAPTPQWRQAKVKALVAALTAA from the coding sequence ATGAAGCGCACGCACCTGCCTCTCAATGCGCTTCGCGTGTTCGACGCCGCTGCCCGGCACCTGAGCTTCACGCGTGCCGCCGACGAGCTGGCGGTTACGCCAGCAGCCGTGGGTCAACAGATCCGGGCGCTCGAGGACATGCTCGGCGTCGTGCTCTTCCGCCGGACGCCAAAGGGTCTGGAACTGACCGGCGAAGCGAACGCGGGCCTCGATGCACTGCGACAGGGGTTCCTGCAGTTCGAGGAATCGGTGCGCGCGATGCAGGCAGGCCAGTCGTCGCAGTCGCTGACGATTGCGGCGCCCCGCGACCTGACAGCCAAGTGGTTGGCGCCGCGGCTCGCGCGATACAGCCAGCAGGCACCTGACGTGCGCTTTACGCTCGTATCGGCCGACGGCGGCATCGATTTTACCGAAGCCAATCTCGATCTGGCGATTTTCTGGACCGACGGGACGGGCGAGCATGAGGGCGTTCCGCTCGCCGGGGCCATGATGGTCACCGTCGGCGGCCCGGGCAGCGAAAGCGATACGCGCATCGCATGGCCCGGATGCCCCGTCGATGACGGCGAGCCTGCGCTGCGGCTCGGCGATGCCGGCCTGGCGATCGATGCAGCGGCCAACGGACTGGGGCAGGCGAATGTTCCGGCCATGCTGGCGGAAGCCGATATCGCGGCAGGCCGCGTGCGGCTGGTCCGCGAGGCCTTCGAGGTAAAGCGCGGCTACTGGCTCGTCGCGCCGACCCCGCAATGGCGACAGGCAAAGGTCAAGGCACTGGTTGCAGCACTCACCGCGGCCTGA
- a CDS encoding ATPase, producing MPQISQFAENWYAASQIFWVLLTFGFVFLVIGRGMLPKIEATVDARDRKVADDLAAAKAAHSAADGLEESYRQQSDASRAAAQKAVADAKDKAARDAEKRLAKVDAELGEKLGAAEADVAAARKSAMAEIESVAAEAASDLVAKLSGAKVAAADAKAAVKAVLHG from the coding sequence ATGCCTCAAATCAGCCAATTTGCTGAAAACTGGTATGCCGCATCGCAGATTTTCTGGGTGCTGCTGACCTTTGGCTTCGTTTTCCTGGTCATCGGCCGCGGCATGCTGCCGAAGATCGAGGCGACCGTGGATGCACGCGACCGCAAGGTCGCGGACGATCTCGCGGCGGCCAAGGCTGCGCACTCCGCCGCCGACGGCCTCGAGGAAAGCTATCGCCAGCAAAGCGACGCGAGCCGCGCCGCCGCGCAGAAGGCGGTTGCCGATGCGAAGGACAAGGCTGCGCGCGACGCCGAAAAGCGTCTTGCGAAGGTCGATGCCGAGCTCGGCGAAAAGCTGGGTGCGGCCGAAGCCGATGTTGCGGCTGCCCGCAAGTCGGCGATGGCAGAAATCGAATCGGTAGCGGCCGAAGCGGCAAGCGATCTCGTCGCGAAGCTGTCGGGCGCAAAAGTTGCCGCGGCGGACGCCAAGGCGGCGGTGAAGGCGGTGCTTCATGGCTGA
- the uvrC gene encoding excinuclease ABC subunit UvrC: MARPNAPDRFNEEKSAYVVRGDGEGADKPDLERGADAIRNVVRKLPVRPGVYRMLDARGEVLYVGKARALRNRVTNYTQVARLPQRLQRMVAQTRAMEIVTTNSEAEALLLEAQLIKRYRPPYNVLLRDDKSFPFILLRTDHDFPRVQKHRGARRAKGRYYGPFASAGSVHRTLNALQKTFLLRSCTDSFFSNRSRPCLLYQIRRCSGPCVDRISKEDYAGLVNDAQDFLEGRSTAVQKRLGDAMTRAADAMDFEQAAVLRDRLKSLTFIQGSQSVHADGLGDADVFALAAKGGQLCIAGFFIRGGQNWGHRSFFPAHVAGVPESEVLESFLMQFYEGVPPPKTILVDREPDEAELLAEALGEIAGRKVEISVPQRGNRKRLLDQAVRNAGEELDRRLAESSTQAKLGRELADLFDLDDVPQRIEIYDNSHIQGTNALGAMVVAGPDGWIKGAYRKFNIKRAETQPGDDFAMMREVFQRRFARAIEEDPERSKGEWPDLVLIDGGKGQVSAAGSVLAELGIDDLPYVGVAKGPDRNAGRETFYLPDGREFTLPTNNAVLFYIQRLRDEAHRFAIGAHRQKRAKAMGSSPLDEVPGIGPARKKALLMHFGTARAIRSASLEDLKKAPGVSAGVAQAVYDFYNPGS, translated from the coding sequence ATGGCTCGCCCGAACGCTCCCGACCGATTCAATGAAGAGAAATCGGCCTATGTCGTCCGGGGCGACGGAGAGGGCGCGGACAAGCCCGATCTGGAGCGCGGGGCCGACGCGATCCGCAATGTAGTACGAAAGTTACCGGTACGTCCCGGCGTCTACCGGATGCTCGATGCGCGCGGCGAAGTGCTGTACGTCGGCAAGGCGCGCGCGCTCAGGAACCGTGTCACCAACTATACGCAGGTCGCGCGCCTGCCGCAGCGGCTGCAGCGCATGGTTGCGCAAACACGCGCGATGGAAATCGTCACCACGAACAGCGAGGCCGAGGCATTGCTGCTCGAGGCGCAGCTGATCAAACGCTATCGCCCGCCGTACAACGTCCTCCTTCGCGACGACAAAAGCTTTCCCTTCATCCTGCTGCGCACCGACCATGACTTCCCGCGGGTGCAAAAGCATCGCGGCGCGCGGCGCGCGAAGGGGCGCTATTATGGCCCGTTCGCGAGTGCCGGATCGGTCCACCGGACGCTCAATGCGCTCCAGAAGACCTTCCTGCTGAGAAGCTGCACCGACAGCTTCTTTTCGAACCGCTCGCGACCCTGCCTGCTCTACCAGATCCGCCGTTGTTCGGGGCCGTGCGTCGATCGCATCTCGAAGGAGGATTATGCGGGGCTGGTGAACGATGCGCAGGATTTCCTCGAGGGGCGCTCGACTGCCGTACAGAAGCGTCTCGGCGATGCGATGACCCGGGCGGCGGACGCCATGGACTTCGAACAGGCGGCCGTGCTCCGTGACCGGCTGAAGTCGCTGACGTTCATTCAGGGGAGCCAGTCGGTTCACGCGGACGGGCTGGGCGACGCCGACGTCTTCGCACTCGCGGCGAAGGGAGGGCAGCTTTGCATCGCGGGCTTCTTCATCCGCGGCGGCCAGAACTGGGGGCATCGCAGCTTTTTCCCCGCGCATGTCGCAGGGGTGCCCGAAAGCGAGGTGCTCGAAAGCTTCCTGATGCAATTCTATGAGGGCGTGCCGCCGCCCAAGACGATCCTCGTCGACCGCGAACCCGACGAGGCCGAGTTGCTGGCCGAAGCACTGGGCGAGATTGCAGGGCGCAAGGTCGAGATCAGCGTACCCCAGCGCGGCAACCGCAAGCGCCTGCTCGATCAGGCGGTGCGCAACGCCGGGGAAGAGCTGGACCGGCGACTTGCCGAGAGCAGCACGCAGGCGAAGCTTGGCCGCGAGCTCGCCGATCTGTTCGACCTCGACGACGTGCCGCAGCGGATCGAAATCTATGACAACAGCCACATTCAGGGCACCAATGCGCTCGGCGCGATGGTCGTCGCCGGCCCCGACGGCTGGATAAAGGGCGCCTATCGCAAATTCAACATCAAGCGCGCCGAAACGCAGCCCGGCGACGACTTCGCGATGATGCGCGAGGTGTTCCAGCGCCGCTTCGCCCGCGCGATCGAGGAAGACCCGGAACGCAGCAAGGGCGAATGGCCCGATCTTGTCCTGATCGACGGCGGCAAGGGGCAGGTGTCCGCTGCGGGCTCGGTTCTGGCCGAGCTTGGCATCGACGATCTGCCCTATGTCGGCGTCGCGAAAGGCCCCGACCGTAACGCCGGACGCGAGACCTTCTATTTGCCCGACGGACGCGAATTCACGCTGCCGACGAACAATGCGGTGCTCTTCTATATCCAGCGGCTTCGCGACGAAGCGCACCGCTTCGCGATCGGCGCGCACCGCCAGAAGCGGGCAAAGGCGATGGGAAGCTCGCCGCTCGACGAGGTTCCTGGGATCGGCCCGGCGCGCAAGAAGGCACTGCTGATGCATTTCGGCACCGCGCGCGCGATCCGCAGCGCCAGCCTCGAGGACCTGAAAAAGGCCCCGGGCGTTAGCGCCGGCGTCGCGCAGGCGGTCTATGATTTCTATAATCCGGGCAGTTGA
- the recO gene encoding DNA repair protein RecO codes for MASLTADAIVCAVRVHGEHGAILRALTQEAGLVAGYVRGGRSRRLRPILMPGNLVVLELRARTEEQLGGATIELLMSRAPLLAEPLAAAAIDWTTSLTAATLPESQPYPALYAALSAVLEAIGVAPSARQWAAALARYELLLLAELGFGLNLEECVVTGASDDLAFVSPRSGGAVSAGAASGYEGRLFRLPPFLRGQGGEPSMADVLDSLTITGHFLDRDVLDGRNRDLAGVRERLVDRLGRAVA; via the coding sequence TTGGCCAGCCTGACCGCCGATGCGATCGTCTGCGCGGTGCGCGTGCATGGCGAACATGGTGCTATCCTGCGCGCGTTGACGCAGGAAGCGGGGTTGGTTGCGGGCTATGTCCGTGGCGGGCGCTCGCGACGTTTGCGCCCGATCCTGATGCCTGGCAATCTCGTGGTACTCGAGCTGCGCGCGCGGACCGAGGAGCAGCTTGGCGGCGCGACCATCGAATTGCTGATGAGCCGCGCACCGCTGTTGGCCGAGCCGCTGGCGGCCGCGGCGATCGACTGGACCACCAGCCTGACCGCCGCGACCTTGCCCGAAAGCCAGCCCTATCCGGCACTCTACGCCGCGCTGTCAGCCGTTCTGGAAGCAATCGGGGTGGCGCCGTCGGCGCGGCAATGGGCGGCCGCGCTGGCGCGTTACGAACTGCTGCTGCTCGCCGAGCTCGGGTTCGGGCTCAATCTCGAAGAATGCGTCGTGACCGGGGCGTCGGACGATCTGGCTTTCGTAAGTCCCAGGTCGGGCGGCGCAGTGAGCGCGGGCGCGGCTTCGGGCTATGAGGGCCGCCTGTTCCGCCTTCCGCCCTTCCTGCGCGGGCAGGGCGGCGAGCCGTCGATGGCCGATGTTCTCGATAGCCTGACGATCACGGGGCACTTCCTCGATCGCGACGTGCTCGATGGCCGCAATCGCGACTTGGCGGGCGTAAGGGAAAGATTGGTCGACCGGCTGGGCAGGGCAGTTGCGTGA
- a CDS encoding aminotransferase class I/II-fold pyridoxal phosphate-dependent enzyme translates to MKKTTGFDRSKTKNWHPATQAVRGGTWRSEHGETSEALFLTSGYTYDSAEEVAARFAGESQGMTYSRLQNPTVAMLEERIALMEGAEACRTQATGMAAMTTALLCQLSAGDHIVAAKAAFGSCRWLVDHLCPRFGIETTVIDGRDNDAWEKAIKSNTKVFFFETPANPTMDIVDMKFVCGLARAHGITSVVDNAFATSVLQRPMDFGADVVAYSATKLMEGQGRVLAGAVCGTEKFINDVLLPFQRNTGPNLSPFNAWVVMKGLETLDLRARRQSENALAVGKFVESRVPRILHPGLSSHPQHNLAKSQMDDCGPIFSFVLDGGADQAMAFLNALELVDISNNIGDSRSLCCHPWTTTHYGVSPEARLDMGVEEGLLRINIGLEDPRDVIADLDQALTRVGL, encoded by the coding sequence ATGAAAAAGACCACCGGTTTCGACCGCAGCAAGACGAAGAACTGGCATCCCGCGACGCAGGCGGTGCGCGGCGGCACCTGGCGCAGCGAGCATGGCGAGACGTCCGAAGCGCTCTTCCTGACCTCGGGCTACACCTATGACAGCGCCGAGGAAGTCGCGGCGCGCTTCGCCGGTGAATCGCAAGGCATGACCTATTCGCGGCTGCAGAACCCGACCGTCGCGATGCTCGAGGAACGCATCGCGCTGATGGAAGGTGCCGAGGCATGCCGGACGCAGGCAACCGGTATGGCCGCAATGACGACCGCGCTGCTCTGCCAGCTTTCGGCGGGGGACCATATCGTCGCCGCCAAGGCTGCCTTCGGGTCGTGCCGCTGGCTCGTCGATCACCTTTGCCCGCGCTTCGGGATCGAAACCACCGTCATCGATGGGCGCGACAATGATGCTTGGGAAAAAGCAATAAAGTCAAATACCAAAGTCTTCTTCTTCGAAACGCCTGCGAACCCGACAATGGACATTGTCGACATGAAATTCGTGTGTGGGCTCGCCAGGGCGCACGGCATCACATCGGTTGTCGACAACGCCTTTGCCACCAGCGTTCTCCAGCGTCCGATGGATTTCGGCGCCGACGTCGTCGCCTATTCGGCGACCAAGCTGATGGAGGGGCAGGGCCGCGTCCTCGCCGGCGCGGTCTGCGGGACCGAAAAGTTCATCAACGACGTACTGCTGCCGTTCCAGCGCAACACCGGGCCGAATCTGTCGCCGTTCAACGCGTGGGTGGTGATGAAGGGCCTGGAAACGCTCGATCTTCGTGCCCGACGCCAGTCGGAGAATGCACTTGCGGTCGGCAAGTTCGTCGAAAGCCGGGTGCCCCGGATACTCCATCCCGGCCTTTCGAGCCATCCGCAGCACAATCTGGCCAAAAGCCAGATGGACGACTGCGGGCCGATATTCTCTTTCGTGCTCGACGGGGGCGCCGATCAGGCGATGGCATTCCTGAACGCCCTCGAACTCGTCGACATCAGCAACAATATCGGCGATTCGCGAAGTCTCTGCTGCCATCCGTGGACAACGACCCACTATGGGGTGAGCCCCGAGGCACGGCTCGACATGGGCGTCGAGGAAGGCCTGCTCCGCATCAACATCGGCCTCGAAGATCCCCGCGACGTGATCGCCGATCTGGACCAGGCATTGACCAGGGTCGGGCTTTGA
- a CDS encoding SDR family NAD(P)-dependent oxidoreductase, translating into MELRGKLALVTGGTDGIGREIARQLRGAGAEVIVTGRSAEKLQAMASAGFGTIAGDLSTSTGVDAVVNGVAGKPLAILVNNAGVGSEYELDDAATLESAAHCIRTNLDAPVALCTRLLPALRAQPEATIVNVTSGLAIAPRAGGSIYCATKAGLRSYTQAIRYLLKDSNVRVIEALPPVVETNMTAGRTGSKMSAHDCAAEIVAGIRSGKREVNAGMVKLLQMVNSISPALARRIMIKF; encoded by the coding sequence ATGGAACTTCGCGGAAAGCTGGCGCTGGTTACGGGCGGCACCGACGGGATCGGTCGCGAGATCGCGCGGCAGTTGCGAGGCGCCGGGGCGGAGGTGATCGTCACGGGCCGATCGGCAGAAAAGCTGCAGGCGATGGCGTCTGCGGGCTTCGGAACGATTGCCGGCGACCTGTCGACGTCGACGGGGGTCGATGCCGTCGTGAACGGCGTCGCCGGCAAACCGCTGGCAATCCTCGTCAACAATGCGGGTGTCGGCAGCGAATATGAGCTGGACGATGCGGCCACGCTCGAAAGTGCTGCGCATTGCATACGCACCAATCTCGACGCCCCGGTCGCGCTCTGCACGCGGCTACTGCCTGCGCTGCGCGCGCAGCCCGAGGCCACGATTGTCAACGTCACCTCGGGCCTTGCCATTGCCCCGCGGGCTGGCGGGTCGATCTATTGCGCGACCAAGGCGGGGCTGCGCAGCTATACGCAGGCGATCCGGTACCTGCTGAAGGACAGCAATGTCCGGGTGATCGAAGCTCTGCCTCCGGTGGTCGAGACCAATATGACGGCGGGGCGTACGGGCAGCAAGATGAGCGCGCATGATTGCGCTGCCGAGATCGTGGCGGGCATTCGCAGCGGGAAGCGCGAGGTCAATGCCGGCATGGTGAAGCTGCTGCAGATGGTGAACAGTATATCGCCGGCCCTCGCGCGGCGGATCATGATCAAATTCTAG
- a CDS encoding F0F1 ATP synthase subunit A, with product MHQFEVQKIFDMFHVGGHEVAFTTSAAWMIAAGLLLWVFMIGGMKRQLVPGRWQVAVEGFTGFITSMMNANIGPEGRKYTPYVFSLFMFILMLNVLGLMPLGLFGVHPFTVTSHFTITGFLAILSFAIVLIVGFWRHGLHFFSLFVPHGTPIWLMWLIPVIELVSFLVRPFSLALRLFVAMTAGHVLMKVFASFIIDGLAASPAIGVGVGIPSMALMVGISGLELLVAGIQAYVFALLTSLYLNDAINLH from the coding sequence ATGCACCAGTTCGAGGTGCAGAAGATTTTCGACATGTTCCATGTCGGGGGTCATGAGGTCGCTTTCACCACCAGCGCGGCGTGGATGATCGCCGCCGGCCTGCTGCTGTGGGTCTTCATGATCGGCGGAATGAAGCGCCAGCTCGTTCCCGGTCGCTGGCAGGTCGCCGTCGAGGGCTTCACCGGCTTCATCACCAGCATGATGAACGCGAATATCGGCCCCGAAGGCCGCAAATATACGCCCTATGTCTTCTCGCTCTTCATGTTCATCCTGATGCTGAACGTGCTGGGCCTGATGCCGCTCGGCCTGTTCGGCGTGCATCCCTTTACCGTGACGAGCCACTTCACGATCACCGGTTTCCTCGCGATCCTCAGCTTCGCGATCGTCCTGATCGTCGGTTTCTGGCGCCACGGCCTGCACTTCTTCTCGCTGTTCGTGCCGCACGGCACCCCGATCTGGCTGATGTGGCTTATTCCGGTGATCGAGCTCGTCTCGTTCCTCGTCCGCCCGTTCAGCCTCGCGCTGCGACTGTTCGTCGCGATGACCGCGGGCCACGTGCTGATGAAGGTGTTCGCCTCGTTCATCATCGACGGCCTGGCCGCCAGCCCGGCGATCGGCGTCGGCGTCGGCATCCCCAGCATGGCGCTGATGGTCGGGATCAGCGGGCTCGAACTGCTCGTGGCGGGCATTCAGGCCTATGTTTTCGCGCTGCTCACGTCGCTCTATCTGAACGATGCGATCAACCTGCACTGA
- a CDS encoding F0F1 ATP synthase subunit B, whose amino-acid sequence MADFLFILSEAAAATHGEPKSFGFIDATAWVSIAMAIFIAILLWKKVPAMVAGMLDNKIAEISKQLNEAEQLRLEAESLKAEYEAKLADAAKEAEEMRARADAEAETLVAKAKADATALIARRKQMAEDRIAAAEANALAEVRSAAAKAATEAAAKLIADKHDAKADKALVDDAIAAVAKR is encoded by the coding sequence ATGGCTGATTTCCTGTTTATCCTGTCCGAAGCGGCCGCCGCGACGCATGGCGAGCCGAAGTCTTTCGGGTTCATCGATGCGACGGCGTGGGTTTCGATCGCGATGGCGATCTTCATCGCCATCCTGCTGTGGAAGAAGGTGCCGGCGATGGTCGCGGGCATGCTCGACAACAAGATTGCCGAGATTTCGAAACAGCTCAATGAGGCTGAACAGCTCCGCCTTGAAGCCGAATCGCTGAAGGCCGAATATGAGGCGAAGCTTGCCGACGCGGCCAAGGAAGCCGAGGAAATGCGGGCTCGCGCCGACGCCGAAGCCGAAACGCTCGTTGCCAAGGCGAAAGCCGACGCGACGGCGCTGATCGCGCGGCGGAAGCAAATGGCCGAAGACCGCATTGCAGCGGCCGAAGCCAATGCTCTCGCGGAAGTCCGTAGCGCGGCTGCCAAGGCGGCGACGGAAGCTGCGGCGAAGCTGATTGCCGACAAGCATGATGCAAAGGCCGACAAGGCTCTGGTCGACGACGCGATCGCGGCTGTCGCCAAGCGCTGA